Sequence from the bacterium genome:
AAATTCGGAAACTTTTGATCTCTCTTCAACTCAGTTCCCCCGAAAACCGTGAAACACTAATTCAAGAAAACTGCGCCGACAACCCAACGCTTCAAGTCATTGTGAAAACTTTCCTGGAGCCGGATGACGCCGCCGAGAGGCAGAAGTTGCTGACTGCTGAGAACTGGGCGCAAATTGAAGACTTGTTTTATTCGGTGCTGCAGCTCGATCCTGACAAACGCACTGCATTTCTTGAGGAGGCTTGTCGCGATCGTCCGGCTCTACGGGAAAAAATCGAAGTTCTTCTCCAGGCAGACGAGGAAATCTCAGCCGAAAACTTTCTCAGCTCCCCCATCGTTTCACTGATGGAGGAAAAGCCCTCTTCGCAGTTGGAACAAGGCACGATCTGGGTGCATTACAAGATTCTCGATCTGATTGGTGAAGGTGGAATGGGGAGGGTTTACCGCGCGGAGGATCAGCGCTTAAAGCGTTTCGTGGCAATCAAAGTCCTTCCGGATCACCTGGCAAACAACGAATTGGCCTTGCACCGTTTTGAGCGGGAAGCAAGAGCCCTTGCGGCGCTATCCCATCCCAACATCGTCACGATCCATGATGTGGGTGCTGAGCGAGGAGTCTCTTTTGTTGTAATGGAATGGTTGGAGGGACAAACTCTGCGAGCTCCGCTATGTAATTCTGCGCTTTCCTGGAGCCGGGCTGTCGAGATAGCCATCTCGATTTCAGAAGGGCTTTCTGCCGCGCATTCCAAAGGCGTGGTCCACCGTGATTTGAAGCCGGAAAACATTTTTCTGACTGTCGATGGAAGGATCAAGATTCTGGATTTTGGAGTGGCACGAACGCAGGAAGCTTTCTCCAGGGATACTGTTTCTCCGGAAGCGGAGACCCTTGTGCGAACACTTGCGGGAACTCTGGTGGGCACCGTTCCTTACATGTCCACCGAACAAGTTAAGGGGGAGCCGGTCGATATCCGGTCCGATATTTTCTCACTCGGGTGTGTGCTCTACGAGATGCTTACTGGAAAGTCTCCTTTCCAGCGCAACACGAATGCAGAAACCATTGCAGCGATTCTGAGCGAAGATCCACCGGAGATTTCCGGGATTGCAAAAGATGTTCCTGTTGCACTGGCGCGCATTACTCACCGCTGTATGGCAAAGGATCCGGACCTTCGTTTTCAGTCTGCGAATGATCTTTCTTCCGCGCTGAAATCGATCGCCAGGACGGAAACGATAAAAGCAAGTCCCGCCTTGCAACCGGCCGGTATTCCTCTCTCCTTGCGTAACCCAAGAATCTGGATTGTGCCTGTTCTGATTATGGCTGCTTTTGCGTTTTGGTTTTCGCGGAAAGGTCAAGAAAGCCCAATGCCTCCATCGAAAATTCAATCGATTGCT
This genomic interval carries:
- a CDS encoding protein kinase; this translates as MKSEQFHQIRKLLISLQLSSPENRETLIQENCADNPTLQVIVKTFLEPDDAAERQKLLTAENWAQIEDLFYSVLQLDPDKRTAFLEEACRDRPALREKIEVLLQADEEISAENFLSSPIVSLMEEKPSSQLEQGTIWVHYKILDLIGEGGMGRVYRAEDQRLKRFVAIKVLPDHLANNELALHRFEREARALAALSHPNIVTIHDVGAERGVSFVVMEWLEGQTLRAPLCNSALSWSRAVEIAISISEGLSAAHSKGVVHRDLKPENIFLTVDGRIKILDFGVARTQEAFSRDTVSPEAETLVRTLAGTLVGTVPYMSTEQVKGEPVDIRSDIFSLGCVLYEMLTGKSPFQRNTNAETIAAILSEDPPEISGIAKDVPVALARITHRCMAKDPDLRFQSANDLSSALKSIARTETIKASPALQPAGIPLSLRNPRIWIVPVLIMAAFAFWFSRKGQESPMPPSKIQSIAVLPLANLSGNPQQEYFAEGMTEAVIAHLAQIRALKVISRTSVMQYKKTRKPVREIGKELQVDAVIEGSVLYSGNRVRITAQLIDARSDAHLWAQTYDRDIQDVLSLQSEIASDIAQQIRIEISPEERKSLATKTKLDPQGYEAYLKGSYFWNKRSPEGMKKSLEYFQEVLDLDPTYAPAYVGIADCYIAHGGALLGIPGKEAYAKAKAAITKALEIDEKLAEAHASLGSIKGELEHDWNGAEKEYRRAIELKPGYATAHHWYSDFLVIHGRLEEALKEIERALEIDPLSLIINTSVAIKLYTLGRDDEAIHQLQRTLEMDPNFILAHIFLGRTYLQKGMNEDALKSFLKSGARGYIGYGYAVTGKQDEAKRILRQLGEQSLQEYTNPYDFALLHLGLGEKEEALEWLEKAQQDNVEEILFLKVEPLVAPVRSDPRFTELLRRLNL